A segment of the Maylandia zebra isolate NMK-2024a linkage group LG2, Mzebra_GT3a, whole genome shotgun sequence genome:
ttctgcaactttcagtgtgtctggtaactcgtttttacctcctttcaatggtctgtcttgaagtgccattctgccagttctaggatcttttctataatcatctgcatggatgtcaatgatatgagtgtggagcagagccagtgttgcagagttgtgtgcatccacttctttattagttgcaaaaatgtgcaacGCATCAGTTGGACAAAGGGCTGGTTCAGTTATGGCCTGTAACAACAAATTTCTATCTGCTTCGCAAAGCTCATCCAACTTTCCTTTCACACGAATTCTGTTCAGCATCTCTGCAAAGAcaacatcatctttctgacgcataatctcagtcagagtgatcatctgaaaatgctcccgccacaggtcgatctcagacgggtcgtgcacacagagaggtttagactgtcgcactgggggtagctgatagaagtctccgacagcaatgactgacatgcctccaaagggtctccgagtccctttgatctgtttgagtcttgcatctacatatgcaaacagatgtcttgacaccatagacacttcgtcaatgacgattatttcagcattcaaaagttctgatctgacttcatccagctgattgccaagtccctgaatgggaggttttaagcttctaggcagcttgagaagagaatgcagtgttgttccagaaatgttaaaagctgcagtcccagtgaaagcagttaacaggacagtgggttttgatatgtcaacgtcgtctgcatatctgggcactttgctcagtatcttagatgcttctgagtagatgcatttgataagatgtgattttcctgttccagcaccaccattaatataaaagaaaaactgctctggatttagagcacagactcttttaatgcaccagtctctaactgcataaaatatgcaggcttgcttcttgttcagattctgaaacatctgacgtaacaatgtgggatcaatagcagggggttccctgatggctctgacttctgttgaagcatcagcctgacggctgtagtcgggcacatcttcctgttcattttcattgtctcgctctctttcttgttcgacaagtggcaaccttacgagatctgattcaggtgccagattacaccattcgtcagtcacacctctgttctgctcatattcctcaacagcgctctcgatctcctcactgtttttctcatatttttctctgtttcttttgacaatGTGTTGCACGTACTCAAGATGGTCAGTACCTGGTAGCTGTACACAGCCAGCACCATAGAAAGCCTGATAGGTTGGCAACgatggtgttttcagttcgtggtctgaacgatgaggaaggtacagtttaagcagtcttccgtaatattgctctggatgtttttcttgtgagcagcggtgaaatctgatgatagcaggcttattgtttttgcgcctttgcacaaaccccatctcattgagaaggggcaaaacatctttaccttttttctgttggccatagacaatcctgcaagtagcagcaaagtctgccatgcacatctcctcatactctggtgtttcaggtctggctttgtatttgtcattcaaagatgtcatccaaacattggaagactcaggtgttgtgttgtccagaactgacaggggacgactcattttcacaggattatcatcagttggaatgaatattacagcacgtgagcattgcttcatgtgaagaccacatgcacgagcaacacactcctgtgcactgatctctcgcttctttgaatatgcctgcatgacggctctcatttcatcgcactcatttacactgtctttatgggagttctcaatgacagttttcaggtactcagatagcccgccctctttttttgatatatatttcattaaataatttgcagcaccaaaagcatctaaaacaaagcttatgtcgatattactgttccaggcttcaagcagatgtggattatagccgtttatccaagagtcttttggatcacgctttagtatgatcgtactcctcatgttcattttattcaggtatctctcatattctgcatgtgtcaacttgcatctttccaagagctgctctaaactcatggaagcagtttcaggttcattcagcagctggttcagtggtctgagcttgttctttgccgtttctacttccagtgcatcatcctcactgggtcttgtgatcattgtctcattgcagggtggtttgggaaaaccaaaacggcacccggagcttaaactcctaaagcacgtctttgtgtggttcttactgtgtttttgcacttctgttacttttttgtacagttcaggttgtttatgtggatcaggcagctgagctgtgatgtatttgtttataaaatcaagaacagtttgctcatcatcctcctcaaacacaggagcaccttctacccacaggaggcagtgtatgtgtgggcttcctctgtgctgaaactcaactctgtaaaagtagtcaatgactttgccaagtggctctgcgggagataagagtaaatctctgaataatgcttcaactctcttgtcaaacatgcgcattgttgtgacaggattgcttctcaggatgtcacactttgctgaccagtcgagtccttcaaaattcacttgttcaccttgctgccttgttattgcctcgatcacttcaggccagcgcatttcagcagctgaaaatgtgcaaaagaacgtgggagttcccaactgtctgatcatggcaaaaagatctcttgttgttttctcccaataggctggggttcctctcagaggctgcatgaatctcactgcatctttatttcgcaccagtttctccacctcatgtttatcttgtaacatgcctgaggttatttttctaccatctctggtcagaggctttgccttccttaactgtactgtcatgctggatgtagccaagtgtatttcagtcacaaactgtgcaaagaataaatagtttgtgtctttggcaaaacgatcatcaatgcagaaaagtcttgatttgaaatacccactgggggatactttgatcagccttctttcatcaagtgtgttttggcctgtaggaaactgcacagggaaggccatggcctccagtttaggtgttttgaaaaaacttattggattgtttctctctgcaggagcaacagagtagattccttcactgaaacataatatctcctcagccacatcagggggctgcaaacaggactcgagtgcaaaaccaccattagtcagtccatctgcttgctctgaatcatctctcatctgttcatgcgattgttcaccatcacagggtaacatgtcaatgtcctgttcatttatattttgtgcttcactcagtgcatttttctcacagctgtcaatttccattaaatcagcctcatcataatcgtcctcattcatgttttcatcatcatcatcctcatcatcttcatcaggaagagttggatcacacagctcagcatcatctctgatgctcacatccttatactgtggatgaatctgcttgagtttatgcagtgcttgcacaagtttagaccagcttacagtctgaaacagctgatgacctttgtaagacaagcgtctcttcagttttattctcatgacctgagaattaattctcaatCGAGGTAGTGTTTCAACAGTTTCCTGTACCTCTGATGGGACACAGACCACATTTCCTctaattgctctttgtctgcctttgggAAGAGGAATGATCTTGGCAAATGGTATGCACTTGGCTATGAGATGTCTCTCCAGTATGTTGAGATCAGAAAGTTCAGCTGGAATATCAGCAAGATCCAACTTATTGGCAACAGCAAGTGCTGGCATGGATCCATTTTTAAGATGATCGTGGCAGGTGTGACAtatccactctctctttctctcatcagGCACTTtgcactgctcatttctgcagttttcatcacaaacatgaacaaactttCCTGTCAAACATGTTGCAACTACTTGTGGGTTTTTGACATACTTTGACCTTGTGCAGGGTCGCACTTGGTTTGGAAATGAAGCCTTGAAGCATACAGTACATGGGTATGATGGTCcagctttgatttgtgatttgaacacagatatggcctcgttgatcacactgttgtcactctcttgggtttgtctgttcacccatctgtatttcctttttattttcattgcacatctcatgttgtgcataatcctgaatgcaagattactttgatacctgtctcgcattagttgtttcattagttgtctgtgtcttactcTGAATGCATTGTCACGTGCATAACGCTGAGTCACTcgagatctctgtctctctctgaattcagggttttcttgataccttttagttatatagtttttttgtttttgtctaaattcagcattgtcacagtagcgtcttttaatatattgttgttgtttctttctgaattcatcgttctcacagtagcgtcttttaatatattgttgttgtttctttctgaattcatcgttctcacagtagcgtcttttaatatattgttgttgtttctttctaactgtagcattctcagaaaaacgttttttaacatattgtttttgtttctttctgaattcatcattttcacagtaacgtcttttcatatactgttgttgtttttgtctaacttcaggattgtttttatatgtCTCGCTTGtgcaagattttttcttttctttgtaatctttatttgaagcatacttttgttgttctctccttttttggttttcttttctctgatttctgggtttctctgatgccattaatcttcttttcattttgtgcctttgttgtttattaacttttttcagtttttgtaaaactatatcagaaaggtcacaggcagcaacatttgttatggcagcatttgattgacatgaaaaagcatcacttgatggaaggaaacttaattcactgcatagttcttcagttggtatattaggaggttcattctgatcttcatatgatgtgaactgagtcacgtggacttctttttgtttcaccgGTGGCGTACAAATGGACATTTGACAAAAGATGTTCTCAGTCAGATCAGTCGTTGTGTTTCTCCTTGGAGTAGAGGAGTTTGCTTCATCAACAGTTGTATCAGAGTGAGTAGAtgccacagcagtggcagctgttGGTCTGCAGACTGTGTCTGTGATAGTATCACTCAGGTTGACTGTGCTCATAATGTAGAActgcacaggcttcagttcatagtTACAAGAGGGTGATATCTCCATCATTTCATAAGAATCTTGGATCCTCTTAATCATGTCACTGAGGAGTGTGAATTTCAGCATCACTGCTGTACCACGATTACGTGACTGTAGTAATAGAGGAAGACCACTGGGTGTTCTGGAGTGTGGATCAAAGAAACCATATTT
Coding sequences within it:
- the LOC143421147 gene encoding uncharacterized protein LOC143421147 isoform X1: MITRPSEDDALEVETAKNKLRPLNQLLNEPETASMSLEQLLERCKLTHAEYERYLNKMNMRSTIILKRDPKDSWINGYNPHLLEAWNSNIDISFVLDAFGAANYLMKYISKKEGGLSEYLKTVIENSHKDSVNECDEMRAVMQAYSKKREISAQECVARACGLHMKQCSRAVIFIPTDDNPVKMSRPLSVLDNTTPESSNVWMTSLNDKYKARPETPEYEEMCMADFAATCRIVYGQQKKGKDVLPLLNEMGFVQRRKNNKPAIIRFHRCSQEKHPEQYYGRLLKLYLPHRSDHELKTPSLPTYQAFYGAGCVQLPGTDHLEYVQHIVKRNREKYEKNSEEIESAVEEYEQNRGVTDEWCNLAPESDLVRLPLVEQERERDNENEQEDVPDYSRQADASTEVRAIREPPAIDPTLLRQMFQNLNKKQACIFYAVRDWCIKRVCALNPEQFFFYINGGAGTGKSHLIKCIYSEASKILSKVPRYADDVDISKPTVLLTAFTGTAAFNISGTTLHSLLKLPRSLKPPIQGLGNQLDEVRSELLNAEIIVIDEVSMVSRHLFAYVDARLKQIKGTRRPFGGMSVIAVGDFYQLPPVRQSKPLCVHDPSEIDLWREHFQMITLTEIMRQKDDVVFAEMLNRIRVKGKLDELCEADRNLLLQAITEPALCPTDALHIFATNKEVDAHNSATLALLHTHIIDIHADDYRKDPRTGRMALQDRPLKGGKNELPDTLKVAEGARVMLTRNIDIQNGLVNGAFGILLRVVHSENDQHIIKLGLKMDNETSGKNNRTPADDMVYIERAEENLKQKGVVRRQFPVKLAFACTIHKVQGMTTTSAVVSLKSIFEPGMAYVAVSRVTSLSGLYLLDMEEKKIFTNPEITAALENMRQANLDDMMPLLHVRQTLSRSEVFTIVHHNTEGLPAHINDIKSHHELCLADVLCLTETHLRGSFVAESLHLENYNLFKRNRHLSYTNFPQMANRSGGGVAVYVKSDIQVHEKQYIHNVTDLEFLALKVEAPVSALIAVVYRPPDYTLRPFLKNLLRHSGLNRLHSFCDRASKTPSLKPLMIEGLHICSSTTTVGRNVAAGKHPWRSPSLSD
- the LOC143421147 gene encoding uncharacterized protein LOC143421147 isoform X2, encoding MITRPSEDDALEVETAKNKLRPLNQLLNEPETASMSLEQLLERCKLTHAEYERYLNKMNMRSTIILKRDPKDSWINGYNPHLLEAWNSNIDISFVLDAFGAANYLMKYISKKEGGLSEYLKTVIENSHKDSVNECDEMRAVMQAYSKKREISAQECVARACGLHMKQCSRAVIFIPTDDNPVKMSRPLSVLDNTTPESSNVWMTSLNDKYKARPETPEYEEMCMADFAATCRIVYGQQKKGKDVLPLLNEMGFVQRRKNNKPAIIRFHRCSQEKHPEQYYGRLLKLYLPHRSDHELKTPSLPTYQAFYGAGCVQLPGTDHLEYVQHIVKRNREKYEKNSEEIESAVEEYEQNRGVTDEWCNLAPESDLVRLPLVEQERERDNENEQEDVPDYSRQADASTEVRAIREPPAIDPTLLRQMFQNLNKKQACIFYAVRDWCIKRVCALNPEQFFFYINGGAGTGKSHLIKCIYSEASKILSKVPRYADDVDISKPTVLLTAFTGTAAFNISGTTLHSLLKLPRSLKPPIQGLGNQLDEVRSELLNAEIIVIDEVSMVSRHLFAYVDARLKQIKGTRRPFGGMSVIAVGDFYQLPPVRQSKPLCVHDPSEIDLWREHFQMITLTEIMRQKDDVVFAEMLNRIRVKGKLDELCEADRNLLLQAITEPALCPTDALHIFATNKEVDAHNSATLALLHTHIIDIHADDYRKDPRTGRMALQDRPLKGGKNELPDTLKVAEGARVMLTRNIDIQNGLVNGAFGILLRVVHSENDQHIIKLGLKMDNETSGKNNRTPADDMVYIERAEENLKQKGVVRRQFPVKLAFACTIHKVQGMTTTSAVVSLKSIFEPGMAYVAVSRVTSLSGLYLLDMEEKKIFTNPEITAALENMRQANLDDMMPLLHVRQTLSRSEVFTIVHHNTEGLPAHINDIKSHHELCLADVLCLTETHLRGSFVAESLHLENYNLFKRNRHLSYTNFPQMANRSGGGVAVYVKSDIQVHEKQYIHNVTDLEFLALKVEAPVSALIAVVYRPPDYTLRPFLKNLS